One Archangium violaceum genomic window, CTCACCGCTTGCTCGCCTCCACGAAGCGCAGGCGCAGGTCGGCGAGGAGGTTGTCGAAGAGCTGCTGCTCCTCGGACGTGAGGTTGCCGCGCGTCTTGTCGTGCAGCATTCCCAGCAGATCCAGGCTCTGCCGGGCGAGAATCAAATCCCGCTCGGACCTGCCCGTCTCCGGATTGGGCGCCTCACCCAGGTGGATGAGGGCGCTGGAGGCCAGGCCGATGAGGAAGGTGCTGAAGGTGATGGGCGCCTCGGGCGCGCTCTGCCGCGCCTCGCCCTTCATCACGAACGTCTCTCCGCGCTTCTCCTCGCTCATGGCGTCACTCGGCCGACTCGGAGTCCTTGTCGCCCTCGTCCTCCTCGTCCTCGAGATCCTCGTCGTCGTCCTCGTCGTCGAAGTCCTCGTCGTCGAAGTCCTCGTCGTTCTCGAGCTCGTCGTGCATCACCGTCTCGACGGGGACGGCCTTCTCGGCCACGTCCGGCAGGGACTCGATGTGGTGCTGGTACGCCTTCTCGTCCAGCTCGCCACTGCGCAGGTAGCGGTCGGCCGTGCGCTTGTCGAGGTACTTGGGGTCTGTCGTATCGGCCATCGTCAACTCCTCGGAATCTCTTGGAAAAGGGCGCGCCACCTTATAGCAGGGCTGCCCTCTGTCAACGCCACTGAACCCACACCCGTCCCGGAGCCGATGAACGTTCCCCTCGTTCCATCCCTTCCCCGAGGTTCGTTCTCGCTCGCCGAGGACATTGCCGAGCGCGTCCGGCGCCTTTCCTCTGCTTTTGACAGGGGCGCCCTGGGGGCTAGCCTCGCGAGCGGAGACGTATGACGCACAAACTTCATGGCCAGCCTCCGCGCCGGCCGAACATCGGTATCACCCCGGACTACAGCGCGAACCGGCCGGACTCGGCGTTCGCGTACTACGAGCTGAAGGTGCCCTACGCGGACGCGGTACTGCGCGCGGGGGGCCTGCCCTTCGTGCTGCCGTACTCGGACGAGCTGGCGTGCGTGGACGCGTACCTGGATCGTATCTCCGGGCTGCTCGTCACGGGCGGGGCCTTCGACATTCCGCCCGAGGCCTATGGTGAGACGGCCCGTGAGGGCATGGGGCCGCTGAAGCTGTCGCGCACCGCCTTCGAGACGGCGCTGATGCGTGGGGCGCTCAAGCGCAACATGCCGGTGCTGGGCATCTGCGGGGGCATGCAGCTGCTCAACGTGGTGCTCGGAGGCACGCTGCACCAGGACATCGGCCGCGAGGTGCAGGGGGCACACGAGCACGAGCAGAAGCACGACCGGACCCAGCCGCAGCACCCGGTGGACGTGCGAGAGGGGACGCTCCTGGCGGATGCGGTCGGCCGGGGTCAGCTGATGGTGAACTCCACGCACCACCAGGCGGCGTGCCGCATGGGCCCCCAGGTGGTGGTGAGCGCGGTGTCACCGGATGGGGTGGTGGAGGCCATCGAGTCGCCCCAGCACGCCTTCGCATTGGGTGTGCAGTGGCACCCGGAGTTGATGCTCAACACGGTGCCGGTGAACGTGGGCGTGTACCGGGCGTTCATCCAGAAGGCACGCGAGCACCGGCGGTGACTGGGGCGCCGCGCATCCTGCTGTGCGCGGGCCACGAGCCCACGGGACGAGCGGGGCTGCTCTCGGACGTGGCGGCGGTGCGGGCGCTCGGTGGGGCGCCCGTGGCGGTGCCATCCGCGCAGACGGCGCAGGGGCGGGGAACCTTCCTGTACCAGTCCACGCCGCCGCGCGTGTTGAGGGCCCAGGTGAAGGCGGCGCTCGAGCTGGGGCCGCTGCACGCGGTGAAGCTGGGCCAGGTGCCCGGGCCGTCGCAGCTGGCCGCGCTGCGCGAGGCGCTCGAGGGCGTGGACGCGTGGTGGGTGGTGGACCCGGTCGTGCGGACCTCGAGGGGCGAGTCACTCTCGAAGCTGACGCGGCGGCACTACCTGTCGCTGGCGGGACCGAAGGTGGTGCTCACCCCGAACCTGGACGAGGCGGCGTGGCTGCTCGGCGGGGGAGCGGTGCGCACGGTGGAGGAGGCTCGCGAGGCGGGGAGGGCGCTGGTGGCCCACGGCTTCGGCGCGGTGCTGGTGAAGGGCGGGCACCGGGCCACGGGGGCGGTGGACGTGCTGTGCCTGCCGGAGCGGGACGTGGTGCTGGAAGGCACTCGATTGGAGCGCCCACCCGAGCGCCGGGGGACGGGCTGTCGGCTGGCCTCGGCCTTCGCGGTGGAGCTGGGCAGGGGCAGGCCGCCCACTGCCGCCGCGCGCCGGGCGAAGGCCCATGTGACGCGCTACCTGCGCTCCGGCCGTGACTGAGCTTCCGGGATCGTAGGCCGCACGCGGCCTACTCCATGCGGGCCCGGCTCTCGAAGCGCGTGTACTCGGCGAGGAAGACCAGGTCGATGTCTCCGATGGGGCCGTTACGCTGCTTGGCGATGACGAGCTGCACGGGGATCGCCGTGGTTCCGCCACCCCCACCGCCGCCTCCTCCTCCGCCACCCCCGCCGCCGCCCTCGCCCTCGGTCTGGTCCTCGCGGTGGATGAACATCACCACGTCGGCGTCCTGCTCGATGGCGCCCGACTCACGCAGGTCCGAGAGCATCGGCTTGCCGCCCTTGCGCTCCTCCACCTTACGGCTGAGCTGCGAGAGCGCGATGATGGGCACCTCCAGCTCCTTGGCCAGCTGCTTGAGCGCGCGGGAGATCTCCGCGATTTCCAGCTGGCGGCTCTCCACCTTGCCCTTCTGGTGCATCAGCTGGAGGTAGTCGATGACGATCAGCGACAGCCGCGGATCCCTCTGCTTGAGCCGCCGCGCCTTGGCGCGCAAGTCGAACGGGGACAGGCCGCCCGAGTCGTCGATGTAGATGGGGGCGTTGTAGAGCTTGCCCGCCATCTCCTGGAACTTCTCCTCGTCATGTGGGGTGAGCCGGCCGCCGCGCAGCTTCTTCATGTCCACACGCGCGCTCGAGGCCAGCAGACGCATGAGCAGCTGATCCGCGGGCATTTCCAGGCTGAAGATGGCCGCAGCCTTCGGCTCCTCCGCGAGCCCCACGTGCGTGGCGATGTTCATCGCGAAGGACGTCTTTCCGCAGCCGGGGCGCGCCGCGAGGATGATGAGCTCGCCGCCGTGCAGTCCCGTGAGCTGGTTGTCCAGGTCGACGTAACCCGTCGACAGGCCGGTGATGCCCGTCGTCGCGGTCTTCATCTTGTCCAGGAGGTCCAGCGTGTGCTCCATCAGCTCGCTGACGGGCCGCAGATCTCCCTCGCGCTTCTTCTCCGCCAGGTTGAAGACCTTGCGCTCGGCCTCGTCCAGCAGCACGTCCAGCTCGCCCGTCTCCTGGCTCGCGAGCTCCTGGATCTCCCGCCCCACGCCGGCCAGCCTCCGCCGGATGGCCTGGTCCTTGACGATCTTCGCGTACTGGATGACGTTGCCCGGCACGGGCACCATCTGGTCCAGGCTCATCAGGTAGGCCGGGCCACCCACTCCCGCCAGCTGCCCGAGCACCTTCAGCTCCTCGGCCAGCGTCAGGTGGTCCACCTGCCGTGAGGAGCCGTCCAGCTTGAGCATCGCGGCGAAGATCTGCGAGTGCGCCGGACTGGCGAAGTCGTCCGGGTGCACCACCTCCGCGATGCTGGCGACGATCGTGTTGTCCGCGAGCACCGCGCCCAGCACCGCGCGCTCCGCGGCGAGGTCCTCGTGGGATTTCCTGCCACCGGTCCGAATATCGAGGATGTTGTCCATGGGTGCCCGGCCAGTATACCGCGTCGCTACAGGTCTGTAGCGAGCACCTTGGCAGCGGCCTCCGACATGCCAGGGCGGGTGGACTGGCTCCCTCCCGCAAAAGGAAGGGCCGCCCGGGAGTCGAATCCCGGACGGCCCTGGTGCTTCACAGGCGGGGGGAGGGCTCAGGCCTCCGCCGCGACCTCGACCTTGATCTTCGCCGCCACGTCGCGGTGCAGCCGCAGCTCCACCTCGTACTGACCCGTGGCCTTGATGGGCTCGGCCAGGTGCAGCTGGCGGCGGTCCACCGTCTGGCCCTGGGCGGCGAGCGCCTCGGCGATGTCCAGCACGGTGACGGAGCCGTACAGCTTGTCCTGCTCACCCACCTTGCGGCGGATGGTGACCTTCACCGCGCCCAGCTTCTTGGCCTGCTCCTCGGCGGCGCCCTTCAGCTTGGCGTTGCGCGCCGAGATGACAGCGCGCTCGTGCTCGAGCTGGCGCACGTTCTGCTCGGTGGCCAGCACCGCGAGCTTGCGCGGCAGCAGGTAGTTGCGGCCGAAGCCGTCCTTCACCGTCACGAGCTCCCCGGACTTGCCCAGGTTCGCGACGTCCTCACGAAGAATGACCTTCATGTGATGTCTCCGTTCGTTCGAGGGGCCGGGCTAGCCGACCATCGCGTTGTAGGGGAGCAGCGCCAGGCCGCGAGCGCGCTTGATCGCGGTGGCGATCTCACGCTGGTGCTTGGCGCAGTTACCGGAGATGCGGCGGGGGATGATCTTGCCGCGCTCGGTGACGAAGTACTTCAGGGTCGACTGATCCTTGAAGTCCACCTTGGCGTTCTTCTCGGCGCAGAAGCGGCAGACCTTCTTGCGGCCGAAGCCACGGCCACCACGCTTCTCGTCATCACCACCCGCGCCGCCGCCGCGGCCACCGTCCCTGTCACCCCTGTCCCTGTCCCCGCCACGCGGAGCGTTCCTATCATTGCCGATCATGAGTGTTCTCTCGTCTCTGGAATGGGTCCGTGGAAGACGACCGGGATGGCACTAGGCCTCCTCGGTGGTCTCCTCATCCGCCTCGGGGGCCTCGTCCGCGGTATCGACGCGCTCAGCAGCGGGCGCCGCACCCGGGCGGGTCTCCTCGACGTCGCCGGCCAGCTTCAGGTCCTCGAGCACCGGACGGGTCTCGGGATCCACCTCGTCCGCGAGCTTCACGGACAGGTAGCGCGTCACCTCGTCGAAGATGCGGAGGTTGCGCTCCACCTCGGCCACCAGCCGGGTGTTACCCAGGAAGTTGGCGTGGATGTAGATGGCGCGGGGCTGCTTGGCGATGGGGTACAGCGTCTTCTTCTTGCCCCACACCGTGAAGCGGATGACCTTGCCACCCTCACGGGCGACGATGCCGCGGACGCGCTCCTTGAGCTTGTCCACGTTGTCGTCGGTGAGGTCAGGCTTGACCAGGAAGATGGTCTCGTACTCACGAAGCCGCGTGGCGGCCTGCGTATCAGCCATGTTTCTCTCCCCTTGGGGTTGAGTGCCCCCCGGTTGCCCGAGGAGCGGGGAAACGGTCGGACGGTCCAAGGGGGATCGTCCGCCGGGAACGGGAAAACCGCGCGCCCGTCTCCCTCGCGCTTCGTCCCGAGTGCACGCACCCGGGATGATGGAAAGGAACAGTCCAACCTCGCCGGAGCTTCCGGGAGGCGGGGAAGGGGCCTTCTACGGGGGGCCAGACCCCGAGTCAAGGCGCCCGCTTGTTGTACCGGTTCATGGCCGTCGCCAGTCCGTCGCGCACCCACGTCTCGGCCGCGTCCGCCGCCTGGGCGATCAGCTCGTCGAGCTGCCGGCGCTCGCCATCGTCGAAATTCGACAGCACGTAGCCGGCCACCCGGTCCTTGGCGTTGGGGCCCTGCGGCTTGCCGATGCCGAAGCGCAGGCGGATGAAGCCGTCCGCGCCCAGGGAGGAGACGCTGCTCTTCAGCCCGTTGTGGCCCCCGCTGCCGCCTCCCGCCTTGAGCTGCAACCGGCCGAAGGGCAGGTCCAGCTCGTCGTGGATGACGAGGATGTCCTCCACGGCGATCTTGTAGAAGCGCGCCGCCTCGGCCAGCGAGCGGCCGGACAGGTTCATGTACGTCTGCGGCTCCAGGAAGAGGACCTTCTCGCCGCCCAGGGAGCCCTGGCCCACCCGGGCCTGGAACTTCTCGTGGTTGAGCTCGGCGCGCGCGCGCGACAGCAGCGCGTCCACCACCATGAATCCGATGTTGTGCCGGTGGCGCTCGTACTCGCGCCCGGGATTGCCCAGTCCACAGATGAGCTTCATGGCAGACGCTCCAAAAACAGACGGGGCCAGCCCCTCCGGGCCGACCCCGCGTGCACAGAGTATACGGCGGGAAGAAGTGACTACTTCTTCGCGCCAGCCGCGGGCTTGGCAGCAGCGCCAGCCGCCGGCTTGGCCGCGCCGCCGGCCGCGGGCTTGGCCGCAGCCGCGGGAGCCGCCGCCGCGGGAGCCGCCTCGGCCGCACCCTCGGGCGCGCTGATGACTGCGATGGTGTAGTTGACGTTGGTCTTCACGACCACGCCCTCGGGCAGCTTCACATCGTTGATGTGGAGCGCCTGGGCGATCTTCAGCGGCGTCACGTCCACCTCGATCTTCTCGGGGATGGCGCGCGGCTTGGCGTAGACCTCGATCTCACGGCGGGCCTGGGTGAGCAGACCGCCCTCGGCCACACCCTCGGCCTTGCCGGTGAGCACCAGGGGCACGTTCACCTTCACCTGGTCGTCCTCGCGCACGGCGATGAAGTCCACGTGGAGGATCTCACGGGTGACCGGATCCTGCTGGTAGTCCTTGAAGAGGACCTGCTGCTCGCCCTCGCCGACCCCCTTCAGGGTGATGAGGGTGTTGAACTTGTGCGGGGTGTTGATGGCCTGGCGCACGGACTTGGGGTCGACCGCGACGGACAGCGGCTTCTCCAGGTGCTTGCCATAGACGACGGCGGGAACGAGACCCTGGCTGCGCAGGCGGCGGGCGGCGCCCTTGCCGGAGCCCTCGCGCGGCTTGACCTCGAGCATGCTCTTGTCGACGGACATGGATTTCCTCGGTGTGGGGACTGCGATGTGACCCCGCCGGAACGAACCCCGGCGCCTCTGGCATCCCGCCCCCGTGGCGGGCCCCGAGACGGCGCCTTGCGGAAAGAAGGGCCGGCGTGGTGTGGGGTGCGACATGCCAGCGCGGACGGCCAGAGTCAAGCCGCCCGGCGGGCAGGGGAGCCCCTCTCCGTCAGACGAAGAGGGAGCTGAGCGAGTCGGCGCGGTGGATGCGCGCGATGGCCTCGCCGAAGAGGCGCTCGGTGGTGAGCACGCGCACCTTGCCGGTGGCCAGGGCGGCGGGCGACAGGGGCACCGTGTCCGTGAAGACGAGCTCCTCGAGCGTCGAGTCCTGGATGCGCTGGATGGCGGGCCCGGAGAGGATGGGGTGGACGGCGTAGGCCACCACCCGGCGCGCGCCCCGGTCCTTCAGCGCGGCGGCCGCCTGGGTGAGCGTGCCCGCGGTGTCCACCATGTCGTCCACCAGCACCGCGTCCTTGCCGCTCACGTCTCCGATGAGGTTCATCACCTCGGAGGAGTTGGGCCGCGGCCGGCGCTTGTCGATGATGGCCAGGCCGCAGTTGAGCCGCTTGGAGTAGGCGCGCGCCCTCTCCACGCCGCCCGCGTCCGGCGACACGATGACCAGATCCTGCGAGTCGGGGAACTTCTTGCGCAGGTCGTCCAGGAACACCGGCGAGGCGTAGAGGTGATCCGAGGGGATGTTGAAGAAGCCCTGGATCTGCCCGGCGTGCATGTCCATGGACACCACGCGCGTGGCACCCGCCACCTCGAGCATGTCCGCGATCAGCTTGGCGGTGATGGGCGTGCGCGGCGCCACCTTGCGGTCCTGCCGGGCATACCCGTAGTAGGGCATGACCGCGTTGATCGAGCCAGCGCTCGCGCGCTTGAGCGCGTCGCACATGATCAGCAGCTCCATCAGGTGATCATTGGCCGGAGGGCACGTGGACTGGACGATGAAGACGTCCAGCCCACGCACGTTCTCGCCGATCTCCACGTGGATCTCCCCGTCGGAGAAACGGCCCACGGAAGCCTTCCCCAAAGGCCGCTTGAGGTAATCGCAGATGCGATGGGCCAGACCCGGATTGGAGCTCCCGGTGAACACCTTGAAGTCGCGAGGCTGCATGGGCGCGCTACTAACGCGCCCCGCGACGGAAGGGAAGCCCCTTCCTCCTGCTCGTCCGGCCACGTGCTCAGTCGTGCTCGGCGGCGGCCAGGAAGGGGCTCGAGCCCCCGGTGCCCGTTTGTTGGTGCCGCTCATATTCCAGAAGGATGGTCCTCTCCATCTGGTTGCGCGTGTCGGCGTTGAGCGGATGCGCGATGTCCTTGTACGTCCCGTCCTTCCGGCGCTTGGCCGGCATGGCGATGAACAGGCCGGACGCACCGTGAATGACTTTGAGATCCCGGATGACGAAACAGTGATCCAAGGTGATGGTCACGTAGGCCTTCAGCTTATCCTCGTCGACCGGATACACCTTGACGTCGGTGATGTTCATGGTCCCCCCCCGGACCTCCAGGGGTCCGAGCTAGCGGGGGAGACTGAGACAGACCGACCCGGAAAATCAAGTCTGTCCGGGCTTGTTGTACGTCAACCGACGCTTCGGAAGCACATG contains:
- a CDS encoding DUF1844 domain-containing protein, producing MSEEKRGETFVMKGEARQSAPEAPITFSTFLIGLASSALIHLGEAPNPETGRSERDLILARQSLDLLGMLHDKTRGNLTSEEQQLFDNLLADLRLRFVEASKR
- a CDS encoding gamma-glutamyl-gamma-aminobutyrate hydrolase family protein → MTHKLHGQPPRRPNIGITPDYSANRPDSAFAYYELKVPYADAVLRAGGLPFVLPYSDELACVDAYLDRISGLLVTGGAFDIPPEAYGETAREGMGPLKLSRTAFETALMRGALKRNMPVLGICGGMQLLNVVLGGTLHQDIGREVQGAHEHEQKHDRTQPQHPVDVREGTLLADAVGRGQLMVNSTHHQAACRMGPQVVVSAVSPDGVVEAIESPQHAFALGVQWHPELMLNTVPVNVGVYRAFIQKAREHRR
- the thiD gene encoding bifunctional hydroxymethylpyrimidine kinase/phosphomethylpyrimidine kinase, with translation MTGAPRILLCAGHEPTGRAGLLSDVAAVRALGGAPVAVPSAQTAQGRGTFLYQSTPPRVLRAQVKAALELGPLHAVKLGQVPGPSQLAALREALEGVDAWWVVDPVVRTSRGESLSKLTRRHYLSLAGPKVVLTPNLDEAAWLLGGGAVRTVEEAREAGRALVAHGFGAVLVKGGHRATGAVDVLCLPERDVVLEGTRLERPPERRGTGCRLASAFAVELGRGRPPTAAARRAKAHVTRYLRSGRD
- the dnaB gene encoding replicative DNA helicase; amino-acid sequence: MDNILDIRTGGRKSHEDLAAERAVLGAVLADNTIVASIAEVVHPDDFASPAHSQIFAAMLKLDGSSRQVDHLTLAEELKVLGQLAGVGGPAYLMSLDQMVPVPGNVIQYAKIVKDQAIRRRLAGVGREIQELASQETGELDVLLDEAERKVFNLAEKKREGDLRPVSELMEHTLDLLDKMKTATTGITGLSTGYVDLDNQLTGLHGGELIILAARPGCGKTSFAMNIATHVGLAEEPKAAAIFSLEMPADQLLMRLLASSARVDMKKLRGGRLTPHDEEKFQEMAGKLYNAPIYIDDSGGLSPFDLRAKARRLKQRDPRLSLIVIDYLQLMHQKGKVESRQLEIAEISRALKQLAKELEVPIIALSQLSRKVEERKGGKPMLSDLRESGAIEQDADVVMFIHREDQTEGEGGGGGGGGGGGGGGGGTTAIPVQLVIAKQRNGPIGDIDLVFLAEYTRFESRARME
- the rplI gene encoding 50S ribosomal protein L9; its protein translation is MKVILREDVANLGKSGELVTVKDGFGRNYLLPRKLAVLATEQNVRQLEHERAVISARNAKLKGAAEEQAKKLGAVKVTIRRKVGEQDKLYGSVTVLDIAEALAAQGQTVDRRQLHLAEPIKATGQYEVELRLHRDVAAKIKVEVAAEA
- the rpsR gene encoding 30S ribosomal protein S18, which produces MIGNDRNAPRGGDRDRGDRDGGRGGGAGGDDEKRGGRGFGRKKVCRFCAEKNAKVDFKDQSTLKYFVTERGKIIPRRISGNCAKHQREIATAIKRARGLALLPYNAMVG
- the rpsF gene encoding 30S ribosomal protein S6, which gives rise to MADTQAATRLREYETIFLVKPDLTDDNVDKLKERVRGIVAREGGKVIRFTVWGKKKTLYPIAKQPRAIYIHANFLGNTRLVAEVERNLRIFDEVTRYLSVKLADEVDPETRPVLEDLKLAGDVEETRPGAAPAAERVDTADEAPEADEETTEEA
- the pth gene encoding aminoacyl-tRNA hydrolase; this encodes MKLICGLGNPGREYERHRHNIGFMVVDALLSRARAELNHEKFQARVGQGSLGGEKVLFLEPQTYMNLSGRSLAEAARFYKIAVEDILVIHDELDLPFGRLQLKAGGGSGGHNGLKSSVSSLGADGFIRLRFGIGKPQGPNAKDRVAGYVLSNFDDGERRQLDELIAQAADAAETWVRDGLATAMNRYNKRAP
- a CDS encoding 50S ribosomal protein L25/general stress protein Ctc; amino-acid sequence: MSVDKSMLEVKPREGSGKGAARRLRSQGLVPAVVYGKHLEKPLSVAVDPKSVRQAINTPHKFNTLITLKGVGEGEQQVLFKDYQQDPVTREILHVDFIAVREDDQVKVNVPLVLTGKAEGVAEGGLLTQARREIEVYAKPRAIPEKIEVDVTPLKIAQALHINDVKLPEGVVVKTNVNYTIAVISAPEGAAEAAPAAAAPAAAAKPAAGGAAKPAAGAAAKPAAGAKK
- a CDS encoding ribose-phosphate pyrophosphokinase, translated to MQPRDFKVFTGSSNPGLAHRICDYLKRPLGKASVGRFSDGEIHVEIGENVRGLDVFIVQSTCPPANDHLMELLIMCDALKRASAGSINAVMPYYGYARQDRKVAPRTPITAKLIADMLEVAGATRVVSMDMHAGQIQGFFNIPSDHLYASPVFLDDLRKKFPDSQDLVIVSPDAGGVERARAYSKRLNCGLAIIDKRRPRPNSSEVMNLIGDVSGKDAVLVDDMVDTAGTLTQAAAALKDRGARRVVAYAVHPILSGPAIQRIQDSTLEELVFTDTVPLSPAALATGKVRVLTTERLFGEAIARIHRADSLSSLFV
- the spoVG gene encoding septation regulator SpoVG codes for the protein MNITDVKVYPVDEDKLKAYVTITLDHCFVIRDLKVIHGASGLFIAMPAKRRKDGTYKDIAHPLNADTRNQMERTILLEYERHQQTGTGGSSPFLAAAEHD